The sequence below is a genomic window from Candidatus Sysuiplasma jiujiangense.
TGTTTGTCTTTCCAAGAATCACTGCGCCATTGGATCTCAGCCGGGAAACAAGTGTGGCGTCATATGGAGACACGTAATTTTCCAGCAGCCTGGAAGCGCAGGTGAGTCTCTCCCCCTTGACGGCAATGTTGTCCTTGATCCCGAAGATTGTGCCTGCAAGGCTGCCTCCGGCTGAGGTCACCGGCGCCGGCCTGCAGAGCGTAATGAACACGTTGAAATCATTTCTCTCAATTTCCCTGTAGATGAGGTTCAGCCTTCGGCTGAGGTCACCGCCGGGTTGGGTCATTCAGAGCCCCTGGGGACAAGCAGCAGCCGGCTCTCCTTTGCCGGGAAGTTGCCTACCACCATATCCGCCTCCTCGGCGGACGAGGTGCAATTCCCGTCATTTCTCGGGCCGGCCTTATCCGTTCGTGTCTCACCATCCCCTGCACTGAATTTTTCAACTGCCGAGAAAAAATCAAGTATAGTGTTCATTTCATCGGTGAAGAGAGCTATGTCCTGCGTGTTTAAGGGAAGCATTGCAAGATCTGCCAGCCTGTTAACCTCATCCCTGTCGATTTTTTTCATCTTACCCATTCCTCTTGACTGTGTCAAAGATGGAACATGTTTCTGTCCTATTTACGCCCTCTATCGATCTGAGTTTGTCGATCACAATGTTGCCCAGTTCCTGCAGACTTTGGGCGCTGACCCTCGCAATCATGTCCCATCCGCCTGATATCAGGTACAGTTCCTTTATGCCGGGTATGGCGGATATCCTGTTTGCTACCTCCCTCTGCGTTGCGAGTCCAGGCATGAACGAGATTAGAATGAATGCAGAATGTGATTCACTCAGCTTGCTTTCATCGATATCCACCGTGTACCGGCGTATTATTCCCTCCTTCCGCAGGCTGGATATGCGCTGCCTGGCGGTTCCCCTGCCTATTCCCAGTCTCTCAGCGATGGAAGAGACAGGCATCCGCGCATTTTCCTTTAACAGGGCCAATATTTCAGCATCCAATTTGTCTATCATGTCAACAACCTGGACCAGGAACAGGCAGAATTAAGCCATTTTGCCTTAGCAGGTCCGGAGAATATTCCAAAAGGTAATTAATATTAGTGATGTTTGCTTCAATTCGGATTTATGGCTCCGTAGTCCAATGGGCAAGATATCTGGCTGTTAACCAGGTGATGACCGTTCGAATCGGTCCGGAGCCGGGTGTATTCCGCATTCTGCACTGGCAGGAAGGTGCCAGGATGACCGGAGAATGATGGTCAGACTTTCCCGTGCCTGAGTGGCTAACTGCATTCCAATTTAATTGCCTTACTTAACATTGCAGTTGTATAAATATGGGCTTTGCTTTTCCTGTATCGACCGGCAGACAACGAACTCAATGAGCTGTTGCGGCATGGGGAGCCAAAGGATGAATGATGACAGCCCGCTTCGGAGGCTTGGCCTTACCGGGTATGAGAAAAAAATAGTAAGCGCAATGATATCCAGCGGTCTTGACACATTCGATTACAGGGAGGCAATGAAACTTGGAGAGATACCCTACGGAAAGGTCTATTTTGTCCTGAATTCTCTTGAAAACAAGGGTTTTCTGAGGAACCTTGGAGGAAGACCTAAGAGGTACTCGCTGACACCCCTCGGTGAGGTGATTGACGAATACCTCATCATTCCGCTCATCAGGGAACTTCTTTCCGGCCCGCTGGATTCACAGCACATTTTCAGGGACACATGGACGAGGCAGGTTTGTTCCTCCATCCCCGTTTTGAGGCTTGAAGGACAGGGCAGTCCATCGATAGAAATGCTTTCAGGTCTGGAAGAAATCAGAAAGGCGCAGATTGCAGAAATAATGAATGCCTCCAGGGAGATACTTTTCTGCTTTTCAAAGTCCAATTTCCTTGACAGAAGATTTACAAGCTACATCAAAATGAGCAGAAATGTGAAAATAAACCTGATCACATCGGTGCCTCCTGGCGAACTTCTGGCAACCACATCACGTAACGACAGAGAGCAGATGATGAGCATGCTTTCCAACGAGAAGTTCACATCCAACATACGGTATTACCACTGCCCCGGCCTGAAAGAGAGATTCATGTCAATCGACGGCAGATTCACAGCAGTGGGGAGCGATGTTTCTCCGGTCCTTGCGCACATCTACTCCACAGCG
It includes:
- a CDS encoding aspartyl/glutamyl-tRNA amidotransferase subunit C yields the protein MKKIDRDEVNRLADLAMLPLNTQDIALFTDEMNTILDFFSAVEKFSAGDGETRTDKAGPRNDGNCTSSAEEADMVVGNFPAKESRLLLVPRGSE
- a CDS encoding Lrp/AsnC family transcriptional regulator, coding for MIDKLDAEILALLKENARMPVSSIAERLGIGRGTARQRISSLRKEGIIRRYTVDIDESKLSESHSAFILISFMPGLATQREVANRISAIPGIKELYLISGGWDMIARVSAQSLQELGNIVIDKLRSIEGVNRTETCSIFDTVKRNG